In a single window of the Methanofollis ethanolicus genome:
- a CDS encoding PEGA domain-containing protein, giving the protein MIRKQAFLSIFFVTAIVLATVQPCLAAVLASPRSSENNAFTLHLNAGWNLVSVPLMASNTSVEGIFGEVETRDEHLVLFWNGKEFVSVDTIEPLTGYFVYTDHPRSIEIQGSKIVGITKDLKPGWNMIGGYGPTVTFDLSEIPNQVTECPSLSFDSGNYVETRLLSPGKGGWVFVENETVIDEDILSKPRIEIISPREDNYANETIVLAGHLENSGADVVQIHHNGNDFTAPVSSSNFSAELDLADVNTISIYVTENGIVYSKEILLDGDHLWDEDERELGFDPLNPDSDCSRTEEIEAENGIADGYELLDGNLPVFAKVKVGADPFNADTDGNGLTDEFELTKLGIIPGGSSQPAPSLLMSGSAAGSFRVSSGTTDDPDGDGLSNLQEQTYGTDPLKADSDDDGLSDAEEIESGTDPLSADSDDDGLSDDCELKLGTNPRNADSNGNGILDGDENYNAQGSFIENTLDLTVFGKGYAIGNVTVSEVNYTHLISNEILVSKVYDIAFGQNVRSGELKITYNPTHVDTSDNLSIYRFDSEIGTFVPVQSVVDASNTVVSCNATNSSKYAVLHSLRWDALFKDPGVESHAARTAGLSGSGDTLSEEEYLDEDHYFPAVDERHPIKTLQEVELVEGIDYGVILSNKTIAWNETEILFETGDFESTECVGSEEPMTLSPDEVRYQAVSNGDFFKGMAGWSPGSRAYDDRGDRGHEIDTNDADCASPPHCLGIRLWNNGRVQDYYNYRVMHANVDLTGVDTLTFKYNCLLFEKGNGLTEARLKFQIDDDEKFVFPYYTAYPKSGQIGQWYSQSIDVSGYTGMHTISFTGYLWYGFGVSSSNGYSDVQFLIDDVSAWSVQEPAAPDTASVRFFVRDSQTNEGVEAAVVCCNNEVKRTDSSGYTNDFFLNANGVYGYTVEDHGYKTHEGLIKVTLGESKINYVVINKESAPTGGIRVTSTPSMASISVDGIFSGWTNAEIPDLLAGSHTVEVTKDGYRPASRTVHVSSGQTTNVAFDLTAETGTLLVTSSPPGARVFIDGAEYGTTSETTGSLTLSNVRVGTRQVKVLKDGYAPFTATVTIEKDQTTTLSATLNNDDLEGDGLLDHDETNGFIDGFGNHHTTDPDLLDTDGDGLSDGYEAGEPVTENGKTFRKQRSDPTKADTDGDGLDDYLEDAIESDPLCADTDGDGLSDSLEWEIGTDLMSADTDEDGHSDYEEYNDPDYDPLVYEERYGPLEMGREFLLGAVLGEWGADDHDNIYYLGGWIASGVIVLGDVRDIATTISRGDLVGTGLNLAALIPAYGDAAKVAVVVGKFVGKHPELLKPAMVLMVGFAPHADEAAETINALRKAHGDEAIDRLLKDGITEDELKVVVKSNGNLVKTLAVIKRGDGTVVWLEEGKLGTAKDAAEWVYDKGGSGWAHIVNNHIDNPSGNQYELAFGSEYKDKNKIKELIIDCVTTGKLDPNDPVAYYKKINDKMAVKIIIGSNGYLRTAYPRKIVELPECIQKIL; this is encoded by the coding sequence TTGATTCGAAAACAAGCGTTCTTGAGCATCTTTTTCGTGACCGCCATAGTGCTTGCAACGGTGCAGCCGTGCCTTGCGGCAGTTTTGGCATCTCCGAGGAGTTCTGAGAACAATGCATTTACTCTGCACCTGAATGCCGGGTGGAACCTTGTCTCAGTTCCCCTCATGGCATCGAACACTTCTGTCGAGGGCATCTTTGGTGAGGTTGAGACACGGGATGAACACCTCGTCCTGTTCTGGAACGGTAAAGAGTTCGTATCGGTTGATACAATCGAGCCTTTGACCGGTTATTTCGTCTATACCGATCATCCGCGCTCGATTGAGATCCAGGGTTCGAAGATCGTGGGCATAACAAAAGATCTGAAACCCGGTTGGAACATGATCGGGGGGTATGGGCCGACCGTTACCTTTGATCTCTCCGAGATCCCGAATCAGGTCACAGAGTGCCCCTCGCTCTCATTTGACAGCGGAAATTATGTGGAAACCCGGCTTCTCTCGCCGGGCAAAGGCGGATGGGTGTTTGTCGAGAATGAGACTGTCATCGACGAAGATATCCTGTCCAAACCGAGAATCGAGATAATTTCGCCAAGAGAAGACAATTATGCAAATGAAACAATTGTTCTTGCGGGTCATCTTGAAAATTCAGGTGCTGATGTGGTTCAGATCCACCATAATGGAAACGATTTCACTGCTCCCGTATCCAGTTCCAATTTCAGTGCCGAACTCGACCTTGCAGACGTCAATACCATCTCGATCTACGTTACCGAGAATGGTATTGTCTATTCTAAAGAGATCCTGCTCGACGGCGACCATCTCTGGGACGAAGATGAGAGAGAACTCGGCTTCGACCCCCTGAATCCCGATTCAGATTGTAGCAGAACCGAAGAGATCGAGGCAGAAAATGGGATCGCCGACGGCTATGAACTCCTGGATGGCAACCTGCCGGTCTTTGCGAAAGTGAAAGTCGGTGCGGATCCGTTTAATGCAGATACCGATGGGAACGGCCTTACCGATGAGTTCGAACTGACGAAACTGGGTATCATCCCCGGCGGCTCCTCGCAGCCTGCTCCCTCATTGTTGATGTCGGGCTCTGCGGCAGGTTCGTTCCGCGTCAGCAGCGGCACGACCGACGACCCCGATGGCGACGGCCTCTCGAACCTTCAGGAACAGACCTACGGGACCGATCCACTCAAAGCCGATTCAGACGACGACGGTCTTTCAGATGCGGAAGAGATCGAAAGCGGAACCGACCCGCTCTCTGCCGATTCAGACGACGACGGGCTCAGCGACGACTGCGAATTGAAACTCGGAACCAACCCGCGGAACGCCGACTCGAACGGCAACGGGATCCTGGACGGCGATGAGAACTACAATGCTCAGGGTTCATTTATAGAGAACACGCTTGATCTGACTGTTTTTGGCAAAGGATACGCGATCGGAAATGTCACGGTTTCTGAGGTGAATTACACCCATCTGATCAGCAACGAGATCCTCGTCAGCAAGGTCTATGATATCGCGTTCGGCCAGAACGTACGTTCCGGCGAGTTGAAGATCACATACAACCCTACACATGTGGATACCTCCGACAATCTCTCGATATATCGGTTTGATTCCGAGATCGGGACATTCGTGCCGGTTCAGTCGGTCGTCGATGCATCGAATACGGTTGTCTCCTGCAATGCAACAAATTCCTCGAAATATGCCGTCTTGCATTCACTGAGATGGGACGCCCTCTTTAAAGATCCCGGGGTTGAATCGCATGCAGCCCGGACAGCAGGCCTGAGCGGGTCTGGAGACACTCTCTCCGAAGAGGAATATCTCGACGAAGACCATTATTTCCCGGCTGTCGATGAGCGGCATCCAATTAAGACGCTTCAGGAAGTCGAACTTGTCGAAGGTATTGATTATGGCGTCATTCTATCTAACAAAACAATCGCATGGAACGAAACCGAGATCCTGTTTGAAACAGGAGACTTCGAAAGCACGGAGTGCGTCGGCTCTGAAGAGCCCATGACCCTCTCCCCAGATGAGGTGCGGTATCAGGCCGTTTCAAATGGCGATTTCTTCAAGGGTATGGCCGGATGGTCTCCGGGCAGCAGGGCGTACGACGACAGGGGAGATCGCGGCCATGAAATCGACACCAATGATGCGGATTGCGCCTCGCCACCCCACTGTTTGGGTATACGTTTGTGGAACAACGGTCGAGTACAGGATTATTATAACTATAGGGTGATGCATGCCAATGTCGACCTGACAGGTGTCGATACTCTTACGTTCAAATACAACTGTCTGCTTTTCGAGAAGGGGAATGGCCTTACAGAGGCGAGATTGAAGTTCCAGATCGATGACGACGAGAAATTCGTCTTTCCGTATTACACCGCATATCCCAAATCAGGTCAGATAGGGCAGTGGTATTCTCAGTCGATCGATGTCAGCGGGTACACCGGGATGCACACCATCTCGTTCACGGGGTATCTGTGGTATGGCTTCGGAGTGTCAAGCAGTAACGGATATTCTGACGTTCAGTTCCTCATCGATGATGTCAGTGCCTGGTCGGTGCAGGAACCGGCAGCACCGGATACAGCCAGCGTACGGTTCTTTGTCCGCGACTCGCAGACGAACGAAGGGGTTGAAGCGGCAGTGGTCTGCTGCAACAATGAGGTCAAGCGTACAGACTCAAGCGGGTATACAAACGACTTCTTCCTGAACGCCAACGGGGTCTATGGATACACGGTCGAAGATCATGGGTATAAGACCCATGAAGGTCTCATAAAGGTGACCCTCGGCGAGTCAAAGATCAACTATGTAGTAATCAACAAAGAATCAGCACCCACGGGAGGTATTCGTGTAACGTCAACCCCGAGTATGGCCAGCATCTCTGTTGATGGCATCTTCAGCGGCTGGACGAATGCGGAGATCCCCGATCTCCTGGCCGGCAGTCACACTGTCGAGGTCACGAAGGACGGGTATCGTCCGGCCTCCCGGACGGTGCATGTCTCCAGCGGCCAGACGACCAACGTCGCATTCGATCTGACCGCCGAGACGGGCACCCTCCTGGTGACGTCGTCGCCGCCCGGCGCCAGGGTCTTCATCGACGGCGCCGAGTACGGGACCACCTCGGAGACCACGGGCAGCCTCACTCTCTCGAATGTCAGGGTCGGCACCCGGCAGGTGAAAGTCCTCAAGGACGGCTATGCCCCGTTCACCGCCACCGTGACGATCGAGAAGGACCAGACGACCACCCTTTCCGCGACCCTGAACAACGACGACCTGGAAGGGGACGGCCTGCTCGACCACGACGAGACAAACGGCTTCATCGACGGCTTCGGCAACCACCACACCACCGATCCCGACCTCCTCGACACCGACGGCGACGGCCTCTCCGACGGCTACGAGGCCGGAGAGCCGGTCACCGAGAACGGCAAGACCTTCCGCAAGCAGAGGAGCGATCCGACGAAGGCGGATACCGATGGGGACGGACTCGACGACTACCTGGAGGATGCGATCGAGAGCGATCCGCTCTGTGCGGACACCGACGGCGACGGTCTCTCCGATTCGCTGGAGTGGGAGATCGGCACCGACCTCATGTCTGCCGACACCGACGAAGACGGCCATTCCGATTATGAAGAGTACAACGATCCCGACTACGATCCCCTCGTCTACGAGGAGCGCTACGGTCCTCTGGAGATGGGCCGCGAGTTCCTCCTCGGCGCAGTCCTCGGGGAGTGGGGTGCCGACGATCACGACAACATCTACTACCTGGGCGGGTGGATCGCAAGCGGGGTCATCGTCCTCGGCGATGTCAGGGACATCGCAACGACGATCTCGCGGGGAGACCTCGTCGGCACCGGCCTCAACCTCGCCGCACTGATCCCTGCTTACGGTGATGCGGCGAAGGTCGCGGTCGTCGTCGGGAAGTTTGTGGGGAAGCATCCGGAGCTCTTGAAGCCCGCGATGGTGCTGATGGTCGGCTTCGCACCGCATGCGGACGAGGCCGCGGAGACGATCAACGCTCTGCGAAAGGCCCACGGCGACGAGGCGATCGATCGGCTGCTGAAAGACGGAATCACCGAGGACGAACTGAAGGTAGTCGTAAAAAGCAACGGAAACCTAGTGAAGACGCTGGCGGTCATCAAGCGGGGAGATGGAACAGTCGTCTGGCTGGAGGAAGGGAAATTAGGTACGGCGAAGGATGCAGCAGAATGGGTTTATGATAAAGGAGGCAGTGGTTGGGCTCATATCGTGAATAATCACATTGATAACCCATCAGGGAATCAGTATGAATTAGCATTTGGCTCAGAATATAAGGACAAAAACAAGATAAAAGAATTGATAATAGACTGTGTTACAACAGGGAAACTAGATCCAAATGATCCTGTGGCATATTATAAAAAAATCAATGACAAAATGGCAGTCAAGATTATTATAGGGAGTAATGGATATCTTCGTACGGCATATCCACGAAAGATAGTAGAACTCCCAGAATGCATCCAGAAAATATTATAA
- a CDS encoding PEGA domain-containing protein, producing MEHRRASISVDGIFSGWTNAEIPDLLAGSHTVEVTKNGYRPASRTVQVSEGQTTEVSFDLTAETGTLQVTSSPPGARVFIDGAEYGTTSETTGSLTLSNVRVGSRQVKVLKDGYAPFTATVTIEKDRTTSLTATLNNDDLEGDGLLDHDETNGFLDGFGNRHTTDPDLLDTDGDGLSDGYEAGPSIIIDGKTYHKQRSDPTKADTDGDGLDDWDEDYLGTDPLNRDTDFDSIIDGVDDAPLTPVYISVPLNKLIEKRNATLGSVFGETGITGGSMNWIVGDDVASSPAYFIGWMASGYFAVGDLRDTLEALYQGDTVGAGLNALGIVPLAGDGERSANALRKVVTKYPGRAADLGRYLLKQDVVQRIPSESLQLFVLDHCFEGGATALRGLNVPMARILEVGKIDGIHLARHADALEIVRGSSRVPDRDGDVAEIIAEETILKTLYPSSAYSFYSDVELKNVYGRKLGEIDTVVVREDHVVAIVQTKMGRTVAAAKDAKRQINDNIRVIDDRFRFYTTNKPDLTPAKFRFVELDTITVGPKDSSEFDHVVDYTNRELHEIYKTIRG from the coding sequence GTGGAACACCGTCGGGCCAGCATCTCTGTTGACGGCATTTTCAGCGGCTGGACGAATGCGGAGATCCCCGATCTCCTGGCCGGCAGCCACACCGTCGAGGTCACAAAGAACGGGTATCGTCCGGCCTCCAGGACGGTGCAGGTCTCCGAGGGTCAGACGACCGAGGTCTCGTTCGACCTCACCGCCGAGACGGGCACCCTCCAGGTGACGTCGTCGCCGCCCGGCGCACGGGTCTTCATCGACGGCGCCGAGTACGGGACCACCTCAGAGACCACGGGCAGTCTTACTCTCTCGAATGTCAGGGTCGGCAGCCGGCAGGTCAAGGTCCTCAAGGACGGCTACGCTCCCTTCACCGCCACCGTGACGATCGAAAAGGACCGGACGACCTCCCTCACCGCAACCCTGAACAACGACGACCTGGAAGGGGACGGGCTGCTCGACCACGACGAGACGAACGGGTTCCTCGACGGCTTCGGCAACCGCCACACAACCGATCCCGACCTCCTCGACACCGACGGCGACGGGCTTTCCGACGGCTACGAGGCTGGCCCCTCAATTATCATCGACGGCAAGACCTACCACAAGCAGCGCAGCGACCCGACGAAGGCGGATACCGATGGGGACGGGTTGGATGACTGGGATGAGGATTATTTAGGGACAGATCCACTAAATAGAGATACAGATTTTGATTCCATTATTGATGGTGTAGATGATGCTCCTTTAACACCGGTCTACATCTCTGTTCCTCTGAATAAGTTAATTGAAAAAAGAAACGCAACTTTGGGTTCAGTTTTTGGAGAAACTGGCATCACCGGTGGATCGATGAATTGGATAGTAGGAGATGATGTCGCATCTTCTCCTGCTTATTTCATAGGATGGATGGCATCGGGCTATTTTGCAGTAGGTGATCTCCGAGATACTCTTGAGGCGTTGTATCAAGGTGACACCGTAGGAGCGGGTTTAAACGCGCTCGGTATCGTCCCCCTTGCAGGAGATGGCGAACGATCGGCAAATGCCCTGAGAAAGGTTGTCACCAAATATCCTGGTAGGGCTGCGGATCTGGGACGATATCTCCTAAAACAGGATGTTGTTCAGAGGATTCCGAGCGAGTCTCTCCAGTTGTTTGTACTGGATCACTGCTTTGAAGGCGGTGCAACGGCGTTGCGAGGTCTCAATGTCCCGATGGCGCGGATACTCGAAGTCGGTAAGATCGATGGAATTCATCTGGCGCGGCATGCCGATGCACTGGAGATTGTTCGGGGATCTTCGCGGGTGCCTGATAGAGATGGAGATGTTGCGGAGATTATCGCTGAGGAGACTATATTGAAAACACTGTATCCGTCGTCTGCGTATTCTTTTTACTCCGATGTGGAGTTGAAAAATGTATACGGCAGAAAACTCGGTGAAATCGACACTGTTGTCGTGAGGGAGGATCATGTCGTAGCGATTGTACAGACAAAAATGGGTCGAACGGTAGCAGCAGCCAAGGATGCAAAGCGTCAAATCAACGATAACATTCGTGTTATTGACGACCGGTTCAGGTTTTATACTACGAACAAACCTGACCTTACACCCGCAAAGTTCAGGTTTGTTGAACTGGATACCATCACCGTAGGGCCAAAGGATAGCAGTGAGTTCGATCACGTCGTCGATTACACGAATCGCGAACTGCATGAGATTTACAAAACAATCAGGGGATGA
- a CDS encoding MazG-like family protein produces the protein MHNSWDLSECVRKAVAFRDERGFKTLNDPKNLAAAISIEAAELEEMFLWKGREEFGEIDRERMSDIADELADIVIYALIFTHDAEIDLRVAVNAKIEKNRDKYPLLEK, from the coding sequence ATGCACAACAGCTGGGATCTCTCAGAGTGCGTGCGGAAAGCGGTTGCATTCAGAGACGAGAGGGGATTCAAGACGCTCAATGACCCGAAGAATCTGGCCGCCGCGATCTCTATCGAGGCGGCCGAGCTGGAGGAGATGTTCCTGTGGAAAGGGAGAGAGGAGTTCGGGGAGATCGACCGGGAAAGGATGTCAGATATCGCAGACGAACTTGCCGACATCGTGATCTATGCCCTGATCTTCACCCATGATGCGGAGATCGACCTCAGGGTGGCAGTCAATGCCAAGATTGAAAAAAACCGGGATAAATATCCTCTTCTGGAAAAATAA